A genomic segment from Sander vitreus isolate 19-12246 chromosome 3, sanVit1, whole genome shotgun sequence encodes:
- the agfg1a gene encoding arf-GAP domain and FG repeat-containing protein 1a isoform X1, whose product MAASAKRKQEEKHLKMLREMTSLPPNRKCFDCDQRGPTYANMTVGSFVCTSCSGILRGLNPPHRVKSISMTTFTQQEIEFLQKHGNEVCKRIWLGLYDDRTSSIPDFREPQKVKEFLQEKYEKKRWYVSPEQAKVVASVHASISGSSNSSTSSTPEVRPLKSLLGESAPSLHLNKNTPPNQSPVVSRGQTHQQQFHDKRFDLLSDLGGDIFAAPPNMNAVASSSFANFAHFNSHTTAQNANANADFANFDAFGSTSGSTGGFPSATLAPFHPSNTAFTVLSSSRSMGEFATALPLQVAHSSASGGLANANFAHFDNFPKSCSADFGSFSSSSQSNSTGAGRDAVQNTSLPADRYAALADLENVLSSAKTEQGGGISVGASSAAAAAAGVGGLPQKQPAMPAGGDRYAALAELDTVFGPSVPATSVYNTTSTSQSGMFGTETGVSTSQAQQALPGMTQSFGAQSTNPFVAAPAAVPTNPFQSNGRTANMATAAAAAASFGTGSMSMPAGFGNVAAFNLPTSFSGTFQQPFPGQAPFPQPPVYPQQPNGGGFPVYSQAKPVATPFGQAVAGPMVPSNPFLGAGPSAHYPAGGSSTNPFL is encoded by the exons ATGGCGGCGAGTGCGAAACGAAAACAAGAGGAGAAACACCTGAAGATGCTGAGAGAAATGACGAGTTTGCCTCCCAACAGAAAGTGCTTTGACTGCGACCAGCGCGGCCCAACATATGCCAACATGACTGTGGGCTCCTTCGTATGTACCTCCTGCTCTGGCATTCT ACGAGGACTGAATCCCCCCCACAGAGTCAAgtccatctccatgacaacctTCACGCAACAGGAAATCGAGTTTCTACAAAAACATGGCAATGAG GTATGTAAACGGATCTGGCTTGGCCTTTATGATGACAGAACCTCCTCAATACCAGACTTCAGAGAACCACAGAAGGTCAAGGAGTTCCTTCAAGAGAAATATGAGAAGAAGAGATG GTACGTTTCTCCTGAGCAGGCCAAGGTAGTGGCATCTGTCCATGCTTCCATCTCTGGCTCCTCAAacagcagcaccagcagcacCCCGGAGGTTAGACCACTCAAATCCCTGCTGGGAGAGTCGGCCCCCTCCCTACACCTCAACAAGAACACCCCACCTAACCAG TCTCCAGTGGTGAGCCGTGGACAAACCCATCAGCAGCAGTTCCATGACAAGAGGTTCGACCTCCTCAGTGACTTGGGTGGAGACATCTTTGCTGCCCCGCCCAACATGAATGCAGTCGCCAGCTCCAGTTTTGCTAACTTCGCTCATTTCAACAGCCACACAA CTGCACAGAATGCCAACGCAAATGCAGACTTTGCTAATTTTGATGCATTCGGGAGCACTTCTGGGTCAACAGGTGGTTTCCCCTCCGCAACCCTAGCCCCATTCCACCCCTCAAATACAG CGTTCACTGTGCTCTCATCCAGCCGCAGTATGGGTGAGTTTGCCACTGCTCTGCCCCTCCAGGTTGCACACa GTAGCGCCTCAGGGGGACTAGCAAATGCCAattttgcacattttgacaACTTCCCCAAATCGTGTAGTGCTGACTTTGGATCCTTCAGTTCTTCCTCCCAGAGTAACTCCACAGGAGCTGGCAGAGATGCTGTACAGAATACTAGCCTCCCTGCCGATAGATACGCAGCCCTGGCTGACCTGGAAAACGTGCTTAGCTCTGCCAAAACAGAGCAAG GAGGTGGTATTTCTGTTGGGGCGAGCTCAGccgcagcggcagcagcaggagTAGGTGGTTTGCCTCAGAAGCAGCCAGCAATGCCAGCAGGGGGGGACCGCTATGCTGCTCTAGCTGAGCTTGATACTGTCTTCGGCCCCTCAGTCCCTGCCACCAGTGTTTACAACACCACCAGCACCTCACAAAG TGGTATGTTTGGCACAGAGACTGGAGTGTCAACTTCACAGGCACAGCAGGCCCTGCCTGGTATGACTCAAAGTTTTGGAG CTCAGTCAACTAATCCGTTTGTAGCTGCCCCAGCAGCAGTTCCCACCAACCCGTTCCAGAGCAATGGCAGAACAGCAAATATGGCgacggcggcagcagcagcag CATCTTTTGGCACAGGCTCCATGAGTATGCCGGCTGGATTTGGGAATGTTGCAGCCTTCAACCTCCCCACCAGCTTTAGTGGAACCTTCCAGCAACCATTTCCTGGCCAGGCTCCCTTCCCTCAGCCTCCTGTATATCCACAGCAACCCAAcg GTGGAGGATTTCCAGTCTATAGCCAGGCCAAGCCTGTTGCAACTCCTTTCGGGCAGGCAGTGGCTGGACCTATGGTCCCTAGCAACCCTTTCCTG GGTGCGGGTCCATCTGCACATTATCCAGCAGGAGGCTCTTCAACGAATCCCTTCTTATAG
- the agfg1a gene encoding arf-GAP domain and FG repeat-containing protein 1a isoform X2 — MAASAKRKQEEKHLKMLREMTSLPPNRKCFDCDQRGPTYANMTVGSFVCTSCSGILRGLNPPHRVKSISMTTFTQQEIEFLQKHGNEVCKRIWLGLYDDRTSSIPDFREPQKVKEFLQEKYEKKRWYVSPEQAKVVASVHASISGSSNSSTSSTPEVRPLKSLLGESAPSLHLNKNTPPNQSPVVSRGQTHQQQFHDKRFDLLSDLGGDIFAAPPNMNAVASSSFANFAHFNSHTTAQNANANADFANFDAFGSTSGSTGGFPSATLAPFHPSNTGSASGGLANANFAHFDNFPKSCSADFGSFSSSSQSNSTGAGRDAVQNTSLPADRYAALADLENVLSSAKTEQGGGISVGASSAAAAAAGVGGLPQKQPAMPAGGDRYAALAELDTVFGPSVPATSVYNTTSTSQSGMFGTETGVSTSQAQQALPGMTQSFGAQSTNPFVAAPAAVPTNPFQSNGRTANMATAAAAAASFGTGSMSMPAGFGNVAAFNLPTSFSGTFQQPFPGQAPFPQPPVYPQQPNGGGFPVYSQAKPVATPFGQAVAGPMVPSNPFLGAGPSAHYPAGGSSTNPFL, encoded by the exons ATGGCGGCGAGTGCGAAACGAAAACAAGAGGAGAAACACCTGAAGATGCTGAGAGAAATGACGAGTTTGCCTCCCAACAGAAAGTGCTTTGACTGCGACCAGCGCGGCCCAACATATGCCAACATGACTGTGGGCTCCTTCGTATGTACCTCCTGCTCTGGCATTCT ACGAGGACTGAATCCCCCCCACAGAGTCAAgtccatctccatgacaacctTCACGCAACAGGAAATCGAGTTTCTACAAAAACATGGCAATGAG GTATGTAAACGGATCTGGCTTGGCCTTTATGATGACAGAACCTCCTCAATACCAGACTTCAGAGAACCACAGAAGGTCAAGGAGTTCCTTCAAGAGAAATATGAGAAGAAGAGATG GTACGTTTCTCCTGAGCAGGCCAAGGTAGTGGCATCTGTCCATGCTTCCATCTCTGGCTCCTCAAacagcagcaccagcagcacCCCGGAGGTTAGACCACTCAAATCCCTGCTGGGAGAGTCGGCCCCCTCCCTACACCTCAACAAGAACACCCCACCTAACCAG TCTCCAGTGGTGAGCCGTGGACAAACCCATCAGCAGCAGTTCCATGACAAGAGGTTCGACCTCCTCAGTGACTTGGGTGGAGACATCTTTGCTGCCCCGCCCAACATGAATGCAGTCGCCAGCTCCAGTTTTGCTAACTTCGCTCATTTCAACAGCCACACAA CTGCACAGAATGCCAACGCAAATGCAGACTTTGCTAATTTTGATGCATTCGGGAGCACTTCTGGGTCAACAGGTGGTTTCCCCTCCGCAACCCTAGCCCCATTCCACCCCTCAAATACAG GTAGCGCCTCAGGGGGACTAGCAAATGCCAattttgcacattttgacaACTTCCCCAAATCGTGTAGTGCTGACTTTGGATCCTTCAGTTCTTCCTCCCAGAGTAACTCCACAGGAGCTGGCAGAGATGCTGTACAGAATACTAGCCTCCCTGCCGATAGATACGCAGCCCTGGCTGACCTGGAAAACGTGCTTAGCTCTGCCAAAACAGAGCAAG GAGGTGGTATTTCTGTTGGGGCGAGCTCAGccgcagcggcagcagcaggagTAGGTGGTTTGCCTCAGAAGCAGCCAGCAATGCCAGCAGGGGGGGACCGCTATGCTGCTCTAGCTGAGCTTGATACTGTCTTCGGCCCCTCAGTCCCTGCCACCAGTGTTTACAACACCACCAGCACCTCACAAAG TGGTATGTTTGGCACAGAGACTGGAGTGTCAACTTCACAGGCACAGCAGGCCCTGCCTGGTATGACTCAAAGTTTTGGAG CTCAGTCAACTAATCCGTTTGTAGCTGCCCCAGCAGCAGTTCCCACCAACCCGTTCCAGAGCAATGGCAGAACAGCAAATATGGCgacggcggcagcagcagcag CATCTTTTGGCACAGGCTCCATGAGTATGCCGGCTGGATTTGGGAATGTTGCAGCCTTCAACCTCCCCACCAGCTTTAGTGGAACCTTCCAGCAACCATTTCCTGGCCAGGCTCCCTTCCCTCAGCCTCCTGTATATCCACAGCAACCCAAcg GTGGAGGATTTCCAGTCTATAGCCAGGCCAAGCCTGTTGCAACTCCTTTCGGGCAGGCAGTGGCTGGACCTATGGTCCCTAGCAACCCTTTCCTG GGTGCGGGTCCATCTGCACATTATCCAGCAGGAGGCTCTTCAACGAATCCCTTCTTATAG
- the agfg1a gene encoding arf-GAP domain and FG repeat-containing protein 1a isoform X3, with amino-acid sequence MAASAKRKQEEKHLKMLREMTSLPPNRKCFDCDQRGPTYANMTVGSFVCTSCSGILRGLNPPHRVKSISMTTFTQQEIEFLQKHGNEVCKRIWLGLYDDRTSSIPDFREPQKVKEFLQEKYEKKRWYVSPEQAKVVASVHASISGSSNSSTSSTPEVRPLKSLLGESAPSLHLNKNTPPNQSPVVSRGQTHQQQFHDKRFDLLSDLGGDIFAAPPNMNAVASSSFANFAHFNSHTTAQNANANADFANFDAFGSTSGSTGGFPSATLAPFHPSNTGGGISVGASSAAAAAAGVGGLPQKQPAMPAGGDRYAALAELDTVFGPSVPATSVYNTTSTSQSGMFGTETGVSTSQAQQALPGMTQSFGAQSTNPFVAAPAAVPTNPFQSNGRTANMATAAAAAASFGTGSMSMPAGFGNVAAFNLPTSFSGTFQQPFPGQAPFPQPPVYPQQPNGGGFPVYSQAKPVATPFGQAVAGPMVPSNPFLGAGPSAHYPAGGSSTNPFL; translated from the exons ATGGCGGCGAGTGCGAAACGAAAACAAGAGGAGAAACACCTGAAGATGCTGAGAGAAATGACGAGTTTGCCTCCCAACAGAAAGTGCTTTGACTGCGACCAGCGCGGCCCAACATATGCCAACATGACTGTGGGCTCCTTCGTATGTACCTCCTGCTCTGGCATTCT ACGAGGACTGAATCCCCCCCACAGAGTCAAgtccatctccatgacaacctTCACGCAACAGGAAATCGAGTTTCTACAAAAACATGGCAATGAG GTATGTAAACGGATCTGGCTTGGCCTTTATGATGACAGAACCTCCTCAATACCAGACTTCAGAGAACCACAGAAGGTCAAGGAGTTCCTTCAAGAGAAATATGAGAAGAAGAGATG GTACGTTTCTCCTGAGCAGGCCAAGGTAGTGGCATCTGTCCATGCTTCCATCTCTGGCTCCTCAAacagcagcaccagcagcacCCCGGAGGTTAGACCACTCAAATCCCTGCTGGGAGAGTCGGCCCCCTCCCTACACCTCAACAAGAACACCCCACCTAACCAG TCTCCAGTGGTGAGCCGTGGACAAACCCATCAGCAGCAGTTCCATGACAAGAGGTTCGACCTCCTCAGTGACTTGGGTGGAGACATCTTTGCTGCCCCGCCCAACATGAATGCAGTCGCCAGCTCCAGTTTTGCTAACTTCGCTCATTTCAACAGCCACACAA CTGCACAGAATGCCAACGCAAATGCAGACTTTGCTAATTTTGATGCATTCGGGAGCACTTCTGGGTCAACAGGTGGTTTCCCCTCCGCAACCCTAGCCCCATTCCACCCCTCAAATACAG GAGGTGGTATTTCTGTTGGGGCGAGCTCAGccgcagcggcagcagcaggagTAGGTGGTTTGCCTCAGAAGCAGCCAGCAATGCCAGCAGGGGGGGACCGCTATGCTGCTCTAGCTGAGCTTGATACTGTCTTCGGCCCCTCAGTCCCTGCCACCAGTGTTTACAACACCACCAGCACCTCACAAAG TGGTATGTTTGGCACAGAGACTGGAGTGTCAACTTCACAGGCACAGCAGGCCCTGCCTGGTATGACTCAAAGTTTTGGAG CTCAGTCAACTAATCCGTTTGTAGCTGCCCCAGCAGCAGTTCCCACCAACCCGTTCCAGAGCAATGGCAGAACAGCAAATATGGCgacggcggcagcagcagcag CATCTTTTGGCACAGGCTCCATGAGTATGCCGGCTGGATTTGGGAATGTTGCAGCCTTCAACCTCCCCACCAGCTTTAGTGGAACCTTCCAGCAACCATTTCCTGGCCAGGCTCCCTTCCCTCAGCCTCCTGTATATCCACAGCAACCCAAcg GTGGAGGATTTCCAGTCTATAGCCAGGCCAAGCCTGTTGCAACTCCTTTCGGGCAGGCAGTGGCTGGACCTATGGTCCCTAGCAACCCTTTCCTG GGTGCGGGTCCATCTGCACATTATCCAGCAGGAGGCTCTTCAACGAATCCCTTCTTATAG
- the mrpl44 gene encoding large ribosomal subunit protein mL44: MLFLVPCRTVLDVALSCLLSTMASGFILNRGVLTLGIHCQRVCRNVSLSQVREKKRWMKAYTHLMAKKLKLEGPPPPKPRSQQPHWDYHAEVQAFSSRLHENFSLDVLKTAFINPCYLQAEQERRKGLGVDSGTTALVLKDNVQLSRKGAGFTKSFLTDWCGASFPSLPSEGVESVVGHLTSSAVVTYVARNLGIEDLTMSAKCPVPDDVLHSTFMAVIGVLQESSGAEQTGLFLRDFLVTQLIGKDLFDMWTVINPMGLLVEELTKRNVPLPEPRLIRSAGASTVLPLYFVGLYSNKKLLAQGPGETLAAAEDEAARVALRKLYGYTENHRPFDFSPLQQHQQPLIQSVSSN, translated from the exons ATGTTGTTTCTTGTTCCGTGCCGGACAGTTTTAGATGTTGCACTCTCATGTCTGCTGTCGACCATGGCGTCCGGATTCATACTAAATCGTGGTGTGCTAACGTTAGGAATTCACTGTCAGCGTGTTTGCAGAAACGTGTCGTTATCACAGGTTAGAGAGAAAAAGCGATGGATGAAAGCATATACACACCTCATGGCAAAGAAGTTAAAGCTTGAAGGACCTCCACCACCGAAGCCACG CTCTCAGCAGCCTCACTGGGATTACCACGCTGAGGTTCAGGCTTTCAGTAGCCGCCTCCACGAGAACTTCTCCCTGGACGTACTGAAAACAGCCTTCATCAATCCCTGTTACCTGCAGGCGGAGCAAGAGAGGAGAAAGGGGTTAGGCGTGGACTCTGGGACCACTGCTCTAGTTCTGAAAGATAATGTCCAGCTGAGTAGAAAGGGAGCGGGTTTCACTAAAAGCTTCCTGACCGACTGGTGCGGGGCCAGCTTCCCGAGCCTGCCGAGTGAGGGGGTGGAGAGTGTCGTAGGGCACCTTACCAGTTCAGCAGTGGTGACCTATGTAGCAAGAAATCTCGGCATTGAAGACCTAACCATGAGTGCGAAATGTCCTGTTCCTGATGATGTGCTTCATTCTACATTCATGGCAGTGATTGGAGTTTTACAGGAGAGCAGTGGAGCCGAGCAAACTGGGTTATTCCTCAGG GATTTCCTGGTCACTCAGCTGATAGGGAAGGACCTGTTTGATATGTGGACAGTTATCAACCCCATGGGACTATTAGTGGAAGAGCTTACTAAGAGGAACGTCCCACTGCCAGAGCCTCGTCTCATCAGGTCTGCTGGAGCCAGTACCGTCCTGCCTCTATACTTTGTCGGCTTGTACAG CAACAAGAAGCTTCTGGCTCAGGGTCCAGGAGAGACGCTTGCAGCAGCCGAGGACGAGGCAGCTCGTGTGGCCCTCCGGAAACTCTACGGCTACACTGAGAACCACAGACCCTTTGACTTCTCTCCACtacagcagcatcagcagccaTTAATTCAGTCAGTCAGCAGCAATTAA
- the slc19a3a gene encoding thiamine transporter 1 — translation MEAVRRWRADWRYPTTLLCIYGFFSTVKPLEPFLIPYLTGPEKNLTTEQVNNQIFPVWTYSYLSVLVPVFLLTDWLRYKPVVVFQSVTLFITTAMLLWLKSVPAMQAMQFFYGVVTASEVAYFSYIYSVVDQKRYRKATSYCRSVQLLGYTVGSVLGQVLISFNLMSYNNILVLTLVLTAIALLVSCLLPMPQQSMFFHRRHTGQKTGTEGAERHEDGTWDETEHTSTAKISLKEIRDEKVEGTETEDKAGVGLDEKRPRTEDLEESVGAESCSQVLILLWRDFLQCYSSRQLFYWSVWWAMATCGYNQTVNYVQVLWEHVQPSQNLSIYNGGVEAVSNLLSAATAYGIGFTEVRWEQWGELALGGFSGLGAAALFLMTFVGNIWVCYTGYVIFKCLYMLLITIAMYQIAADLSMERYALVFGANNFGALTLQTIITSVVVDSRGLGLGIIPQFTVYASYFSFIAVVFSLRGLFTIWRAQRNNKESPPSVINEPPVLDEHRF, via the exons ATGGAGGCAGTAAGGAGGTGGAGGGCAGACTGGAGGTATCCCACTACTCTGCTGTGCATTTACGGATTCTTCAGCACAGTTAAACCCCTGGAGCCTTTCCTCATCCCATACTTGACAGGACCGGAGAAGAATCTGACAACAGAACAG GTAAACAATCAAATTTTCCCGGTGTGGACGTACTCTTACCTATCTGTGCTGGTGCCGGTGTTCctgctgactgactggctgcgTTACAAGCCTGTGGTGGTGTTCCAGAGTGTCACCCTCTTCATTACCACAGCAATGCTACTCTGGCTAAAAAGTGTACCAGCCATGCAGGCCATGCAGTTCTTCTACGGGGTGGTGACAGCCAGCGAGGTGGCCTACTTCTCCTACATCTACAG TGTGGTGGATCAGAAGAGGTACCGGAAGGCCACCTCTTACTGCCGCAGTGTCCAGCTCCTGGGCTACACAGTGGGCTCTGTGCTAGGCCAGGTGCTCATCAGCTTCAACCTCATGTCCTACAACAACATCCTGGTGCTTACTCTAGTTCTCACCGCCATCGCTCTCCTCGTGTCCTGCCTCCTGCCAATGCCACAGCAGAGTATGTTCTTTCATCGCAGACATACTGGTCAGAAAACAGGGACAGAGGGCGCAGAGAGGCATGAAGATGGGACTTGGGATGAAACAgaacacacaagcacagcaaAGATATCCCTGAAAGAAATAAGAGATGAGAAGGTGGAGGGAACAGAAACAGAGGATAAAGCAGGAGTGGGACTGGATGAAAAACGGCCCAGGACTGAGGACCTTGAGGAGTCGGTTGGTGCAGAGAGCTGCAGCCAAGTGCTCATCCTGCTGTGGAGGGACTTCCTCCAGTGCTACTCCTCCAGACAGTTGTTCTACTGGTCAGTGTGGTGGGCAATGGCCACCTGCGGCTATAACCAGACTGTCAACTATGTGCAG GTGCTGTGGGAGCACGTGCAGCCTTCTCAGAACTTAAGCATCTACAATGGAGGCGTGGAGGCAGTGTCCAACCTGTTGA GTGCAGCAACAGCTTACGGTATAGGCTTTACTGAGGTGAGATGGGAACAATGGGGAGAGCTGGCCCTTGGTGGCTTCTCTGGACTCGGGGCAGCAGCACTCTTTCTCATGACCTTTGTCGGCAACATCTGGGTCTGCTACACTGGTTATGTCATTTTCAAGTGCCTGTACATGCTGCTGATAACAATAGCCAT GTACCAGATTGCAGCTGACCTGTCAATGGAAAGATATGCACTGGTCTTTGGAGCAAACAACTTCGGAGCATTGACTTTACAGACAATCATCACTTCTGTTGTGGTGGACAGTAGAGGACTGGGCCTGGGTATCATTCCTCAG TTCACCGTATATGCCAGCTACTTCTCATTCATCGCTGTTGTTTTTTCACTTCGGGGACTGTTTACCATTTGGAGAGCGCAGAGAAACAACAAAGAGTCCCCCCCTTCAGTCATAAATGAACCTCCAGTGTTGGACGAACACAGATTCTGA